The nucleotide window GCGTCCACTGTCCACATATATTTTGGTGTACGGTTTCATAGGATATGTTACTTGATCCACAGGGACATTTGATTTCTCTAGCACAATTTTTAAAAATATATCATATGTTTTTGTTAGTTTAAAAGGTGGGTGGCATTAATAGACATATTTGCCAGTTTCTCTATAAATAGACAAGCAATAGAAAGGCCCAACGGTGGCCAATTCTTCCTAAACTTTCAATCAGAATGGAGATCATTACGAGCAGCACGATGCTGAAGCCGGTCTACTCCGCGCCGCACCCGCTCCTCGGCGAGAAGGTCCAGCTGACCGTCTTCGACCGCGCCGCCTTGGACGTCTTCGTCCCTGTCGTCGTGGCCTACCCCGCGCCAACGCCTTCCAACGAGGCCATCAAGGAGGGCCTCCTCAGGGCCGTCGCGCCGTACCCACACCTGGCGGGACgcctcgccggcgaccaccgcggcagGCGCTTCCTCCACGTCAACAACGAGGGTGTGCTTGTTGTAGAGGCCACGGTCTCGTCCAACCTGGCGGACTTACTCGCCTACGGCGGCATGGCCACCGACGTCCACGGCCAGTACCATACACTACCAGAGGTAAAATTTGAGACATATTTAAGTGGCAGGTGCTATGCCCATTTCAGCATTAACATAGGGAAAAACACAGGACAGAGTTTTAATGTTTACACGAAAAAAAACAACTTAAGGAAAAACAGCATATGGATGCATGATGCATGTGCCACGTTCTCCATacctgcatgcatgcatgaaggTTTTGGTAACTCTGCCAGTGGGACGTTTGTGACTACAGGAGAACGCTGGGGAGGCGCTGCTGCAGATCAAGCTGAACCGGTGCAAGTGCGGCGGCCTCGTGGTTGGTGTATCATACCACCACCAAACCGCCGACGGTGTGGCCATGAACAACTTCTTCATCACGTGGGAGACCGCTGTACGCCAAGGCAAGGACTTCGTCGCGCCGACCCCTTTCCTTGACCGCGCCACCACCGCCATGTCTCGACGCATGCCGGCGCCGGTGTTCGACCACCGGTCCATTGAGTTCAAGAGTGGAGAAAGCAGGGGCTGCACCAGGGAACGCGGCGACATCGTCTCCATGGCGAAGATCAAGGACGTCAGGGTGCATTTGACGGCCGAGTTCCTCGCCGAGCTCAGAGCGCGCGTCGGCGGCCGTTGCAGCATGTTCCAGTGCCTGCTCGCGCACGTGTGGAAGAAGATCACGGCGGCGCGGGGCCTGAAACCGGAGGAGTTCACACAGGTGAAGGTGGCCGTGAACTGCCGGGGCAGGGCCAAGCCTCCCGCGCCCATGGACTTCTTCGGGAACATGGTGCTCTGGGCGTTCCCGAGGCTTCAGGTCCGCGACGTCCTGAACTGGAGCTACGGCGCCGTTGTCGGCGCAATCCGCGATGCCGTGGCACGTATCGACGGCGAGTACATCCAGTCGTTCGTGGACTTCGGCACACTGGCGGACGCGAACGGTGAGGAGCTCGTGGCGACAGCGGCTGCTGGCACTACGCTATGCCCGGACGCAGAAGTGGACACCTGGCTGGGGTTCAGGTACCATCAGCTAGATTTTGGCACCGGGCCGCCATGCGCGTTCCAGCCGCCGGACTTGCCGATTGAGGGGCTTATGGTCTTCGTGCCGTCGTGCACGGCGGGGGGCGGCGTCGACCTCTTCATGGCTGTCGCGGAGGATCATGTCGAGTCATTTGAGAAGATTTGCTACTCCTTGGACGACGATCTTCTCACATCATCAAGGATGTAACGTAATAAGTAAATAAATTACACGTACGATCGTTGGCGTTGAAATAATCGATCCACAACTTCTAGTTATTGTTTGAATGGGAAATGTGGTTCCCGTCGAGTCTTGGCTATGTCATATCTACGTGACAGTCTAGTACTAAGGAGTAGTTTCTGTCCTTATACAAGTCGGTCCTGTAATCTGCTGCTATAAATAAGGGAGCGCCTATCCTTGAGTTGCCTGAAAAATGTGTGTCAGTCCATCTCCTGTGAGCCCTTGGATGTGACATGAACGCCTGATTTTCTACTTCCTCCATGTTCCTTAAACTTAGGCGTGAAAACAGACAAAACTGGTTGCTACCACatttattttcattttttttgcAGAAGCATAAACGAATACAGAAACTCTAAAAATAAATACAGAAACAAATACTAATACTACTGAAAACAGACATGAAGCAAATACAGACCGACCACAAAACCAGAACTAGGTGTTGAACGGAACTTAAAACCCCATTGATTTTCTCCTGACGCCTGGGCCTCCCTTGCCATAATCCCGATTGAAACTTAATGGTTCAGTCATTTGGTTTTTTGGAACAACGAACCAAATAGTGGTACTCTTTTAGGAAATTAAAGAAAGTTGTAGATTTATGTAACTCTAGCCTAtaatgtggtagttttttgttataTATTTACTCGGGGCGCATCAGTAGGCGGCGGCACAACGGAGGACTATGAAATGGATTTTTCTCTCAAAAAGGAGGATAATCTGATCTCTGCATCGGGTGATGCCCATGCATATATATTATTTATTATTAAAAATTCACGGGCGAATAACATTGACACTGAAAAAAATAAAACCT belongs to Triticum urartu cultivar G1812 chromosome 7, Tu2.1, whole genome shotgun sequence and includes:
- the LOC125524593 gene encoding tryptamine benzoyltransferase 1-like, producing the protein MEIITSSTMLKPVYSAPHPLLGEKVQLTVFDRAALDVFVPVVVAYPAPTPSNEAIKEGLLRAVAPYPHLAGRLAGDHRGRRFLHVNNEGVLVVEATVSSNLADLLAYGGMATDVHGQYHTLPEENAGEALLQIKLNRCKCGGLVVGVSYHHQTADGVAMNNFFITWETAVRQGKDFVAPTPFLDRATTAMSRRMPAPVFDHRSIEFKSGESRGCTRERGDIVSMAKIKDVRVHLTAEFLAELRARVGGRCSMFQCLLAHVWKKITAARGLKPEEFTQVKVAVNCRGRAKPPAPMDFFGNMVLWAFPRLQVRDVLNWSYGAVVGAIRDAVARIDGEYIQSFVDFGTLADANGEELVATAAAGTTLCPDAEVDTWLGFRYHQLDFGTGPPCAFQPPDLPIEGLMVFVPSCTAGGGVDLFMAVAEDHVESFEKICYSLDDDLLTSSRM